In one window of Leptospira neocaledonica DNA:
- a CDS encoding class I SAM-dependent methyltransferase, translated as MDLSRQKIIQEECPLEGDCNWEPLYKSEFGNFDLSIQICKTCGFQAQFPRPEPESLYTEEYYTGNQEFTYRDERQTEKFDRYVWFARLKNISKFKSSGNFLDIGCSFGGFLECAKEKGFVPYGVEISPFSAKQAESRGFKVWQGQFLDADLPENFFDVITLIEVIEHLENPKEVFNKLSRILRPGGLLLIQTANFDAWQAIEAGKKYHYYLPGHVYYYSAKNLRKILAIRGFERQITYLGVDFPLSAKLLKSRGSFSKWKDYLKWLRISFYHFKSKLTKKGIPLTSSMVHYAIKK; from the coding sequence TTGGATCTTTCTCGCCAAAAAATAATCCAAGAAGAATGCCCATTGGAAGGGGACTGTAACTGGGAACCCTTGTACAAATCCGAATTCGGTAATTTCGATCTTTCTATCCAAATTTGTAAAACCTGCGGCTTCCAAGCTCAATTCCCAAGACCTGAACCAGAATCATTATATACCGAAGAATATTATACCGGTAATCAGGAATTCACATATAGAGACGAAAGGCAGACTGAAAAATTCGATCGATATGTTTGGTTTGCTCGTTTAAAAAATATTTCCAAGTTCAAATCTTCTGGCAATTTTTTAGACATAGGATGTTCCTTCGGTGGATTTTTAGAATGCGCTAAAGAAAAAGGATTCGTGCCTTACGGTGTGGAAATTTCTCCCTTCTCCGCAAAACAAGCAGAATCGAGAGGTTTCAAAGTATGGCAGGGCCAATTTTTAGACGCAGATCTTCCGGAAAATTTTTTCGATGTCATCACTCTAATAGAAGTGATCGAACATTTGGAAAACCCTAAAGAAGTATTTAATAAACTTTCCAGGATTCTAAGGCCAGGTGGTTTACTTCTGATCCAAACCGCGAATTTTGATGCCTGGCAGGCCATAGAAGCAGGTAAAAAATATCACTACTATCTACCCGGTCACGTGTATTATTATTCTGCCAAAAACCTTCGTAAAATTCTTGCCATACGAGGATTCGAAAGACAGATTACTTACCTCGGAGTGGACTTCCCCCTTTCCGCTAAACTTTTAAAATCCAGGGGAAGTTTTTCCAAATGGAAGGATTATTTAAAATGGCTCCGGATCTCATTCTACCATTTTAAAAGTAAACTTACCAAAAAAGGAATCCCGCTCACATCTTCTATGGTGCATTACGCGATTAAGAAATGA
- a CDS encoding YhjD/YihY/BrkB family envelope integrity protein, producing the protein MNSHPNTKYSRFFDYIPDAGLGRKLNFTVRVLAASAYRFAKDECLIKASGISYTTIVSLIPMLVVALSLLTITSGLDNRKEEIFDKINAFFLVSNINLDINPYLDTLGELIDAARQIGAIGFILLVFSATTVLRSLENSFNSIWRIEEKRSVLQEFVFYFFVLSIGPLLLVIGDNLAKKVTDVFRPPHYLSMDKDLENHIWISGENGTLFRMDSGLKQDYYLDEKDIDLKNIRCLDSFGVRVDFCEKPDISKENFVRVSVKDGKVYALSEKGLFLSKPVDGSVWNAIYFDNSNFKDFEYINEGNFYLIFSNGEVLHFFTQGRSYKPVFANVLKIRANRVYFPEPYLGYIVDEDGNVWKSEDGGYTWNATKITGHGLKDIHRIRPGEFFVTGERGSVFKTEDGGYSWKNLSHKRYTFTKVWSIENEESADIFLLDALGNILVSIDGGEHWNTFYIPAKGKVFASGLLDRSENGRFRLLNIGEYKKISLSEYKDVKYETIILQGGESVFSPYNILKFFFPLIGIWLFFLALFTLIPNTKVPIRASSWGAGFTSVIFLVFLYGFQVYITSFSETTMIVYKALASIPIFLIGVYSLSLIVLFGAEVTACVQYPERYYAPFQLIEEHHTSFSYEFRKLIGVLKAVYSVQKESKIAPRNGDLAIKSRLHAEEIPRLTKTLSEAGLLVETNEGGAWLPVVSGEDLTLGDFYRRIPEPLLKEDPSFHVYPDKVRDKMDKAEISLQKDLDAISFRDLID; encoded by the coding sequence ATGAATTCTCATCCGAATACTAAGTACAGTAGATTTTTCGACTATATCCCGGACGCAGGTTTAGGGCGAAAACTGAATTTCACAGTCCGTGTTCTGGCGGCTTCTGCCTATCGTTTTGCCAAAGACGAATGTCTCATCAAGGCGTCAGGTATTTCTTATACTACGATCGTTTCTTTGATCCCGATGCTTGTAGTGGCACTTTCTCTTTTGACAATTACTTCGGGGTTGGACAATCGTAAGGAAGAAATATTCGATAAAATTAATGCATTTTTTCTAGTCAGTAATATTAACTTGGATATCAATCCTTACTTGGATACTTTAGGAGAATTGATCGATGCAGCTAGACAAATAGGTGCGATCGGTTTTATTCTTTTAGTATTCTCCGCAACCACAGTATTAAGATCATTAGAAAACTCCTTTAACTCTATCTGGAGGATCGAAGAAAAAAGATCCGTTCTACAAGAATTCGTATTTTACTTTTTTGTTCTTTCTATCGGCCCTCTTCTTCTTGTGATCGGAGACAATCTTGCTAAAAAAGTGACCGATGTATTTCGTCCTCCTCATTATCTGAGTATGGACAAGGATCTAGAAAATCATATCTGGATCTCCGGAGAGAATGGTACACTCTTTCGCATGGACTCCGGTCTCAAACAGGATTATTATTTAGATGAAAAAGACATCGATCTAAAGAATATCCGTTGTCTGGATTCCTTCGGAGTTCGTGTGGACTTTTGCGAAAAGCCAGATATTTCCAAGGAAAATTTTGTCCGAGTTTCCGTGAAGGACGGAAAAGTATATGCTCTTTCAGAAAAAGGGTTATTTCTTTCCAAACCTGTAGACGGTTCCGTATGGAACGCGATTTATTTCGATAATTCAAATTTTAAAGATTTTGAATATATTAACGAAGGAAATTTTTATTTAATCTTCTCCAACGGAGAAGTCCTACATTTTTTCACTCAAGGAAGAAGTTACAAACCAGTATTCGCGAATGTTTTGAAGATCCGTGCAAATCGGGTCTATTTTCCGGAACCTTATCTAGGTTATATCGTGGATGAAGACGGGAATGTTTGGAAAAGCGAAGACGGCGGCTATACTTGGAACGCCACAAAAATCACCGGCCATGGACTGAAAGATATCCATAGGATTCGGCCTGGCGAGTTTTTTGTTACGGGAGAAAGAGGTTCAGTTTTCAAAACGGAAGACGGTGGATACTCATGGAAAAATCTCAGTCACAAAAGATATACATTCACCAAGGTTTGGTCCATAGAAAATGAAGAATCCGCAGATATTTTCCTTTTGGATGCTCTCGGAAATATCCTAGTTTCTATAGACGGAGGGGAACATTGGAATACTTTTTATATTCCCGCAAAAGGGAAAGTATTCGCCTCCGGATTACTCGACAGAAGTGAAAACGGAAGATTCAGATTATTGAATATTGGAGAATATAAAAAGATTAGTCTTTCGGAATACAAGGATGTCAAATACGAAACAATCATACTCCAAGGAGGAGAGTCAGTATTCTCACCTTATAATATTCTAAAATTTTTCTTTCCATTAATTGGGATCTGGCTCTTCTTCTTAGCATTATTTACTTTAATCCCGAACACAAAGGTCCCAATCCGTGCCTCATCTTGGGGTGCTGGATTTACCAGCGTGATTTTTTTGGTCTTTCTTTACGGATTCCAGGTATATATCACTTCCTTCTCCGAAACAACAATGATTGTATATAAGGCATTAGCCTCCATTCCTATCTTCTTGATCGGAGTATATTCCTTATCATTGATTGTTCTATTCGGCGCAGAGGTAACTGCTTGTGTGCAATATCCTGAAAGATATTACGCACCATTCCAATTGATAGAAGAACATCATACTTCTTTTAGTTATGAATTCAGAAAATTAATCGGAGTTTTAAAGGCAGTCTATTCCGTTCAAAAAGAAAGTAAGATTGCACCTCGTAATGGGGACCTTGCTATCAAATCAAGACTTCATGCAGAAGAAATCCCAAGGCTTACCAAAACATTATCCGAAGCAGGACTACTTGTAGAAACAAATGAAGGCGGAGCCTGGTTGCCAGTGGTGTCCGGAGAAGATCTAACTCTGGGCGATTTTTATCGAAGAATACCTGAACCGCTTTTAAAAGAAGACCCTTCTTTCCATGTTTATCCGGATAAAGTGAGAGATAAAATGGATAAGGCAGAAATTTCTCTGCAAAAAGATTTGGATGCAATCAGTTTTAGGGACTTGATTGATTAG
- a CDS encoding sensor histidine kinase yields the protein MNSIAAMNLVTFALYTIALSFLVRSIFKKHVLFGPGIFAAASLSTGFFVCISNFLEHSGISDILDDYEGFARDLFVMFLLIFLYVDSMHREQAKREKDQRQIQNDLREKALLLTEIHHRVNNNLQIVSGLLSMQGTVREDESVTEALRIAQNRIQSIAKIHQIIYDSNNLIQIGAYSILNSVIKNLETTYKVECNRISVTKEMDQSITLDPDRAMPLGLILNELLTNSLKHAFCEGEVGEIFIRLEQDDKFIILSVSDSGKGLEEPIQGRNTGIGMKLVESLVLQIRGNVRVDSNQGTNVKILIPKEGKHTLVFSLP from the coding sequence ATGAACTCTATCGCTGCCATGAATCTGGTAACTTTCGCTCTGTATACGATTGCTTTATCTTTTTTGGTTCGAAGTATATTTAAAAAACATGTTTTATTTGGGCCGGGTATATTTGCCGCTGCATCCCTTTCTACCGGATTTTTCGTATGTATTTCTAACTTTTTGGAACATTCCGGCATTAGCGATATTTTGGACGATTATGAAGGATTTGCCAGAGACCTTTTTGTAATGTTTCTTTTGATCTTTTTATACGTGGACTCCATGCATAGGGAACAAGCGAAAAGAGAGAAAGATCAAAGGCAGATCCAGAACGATCTAAGAGAAAAGGCGCTTTTGCTTACGGAAATACATCATAGAGTGAATAATAATTTGCAGATTGTTTCCGGACTTCTTTCCATGCAAGGTACTGTGAGAGAGGATGAAAGTGTTACGGAAGCATTGAGGATTGCTCAAAATCGAATCCAGTCCATCGCAAAGATCCATCAGATCATTTATGATTCCAATAATCTAATCCAAATAGGTGCTTATTCTATTTTGAATTCGGTCATTAAAAATTTGGAAACCACTTACAAAGTAGAGTGTAATAGGATTTCGGTGACAAAAGAAATGGATCAAAGTATTACTTTGGATCCGGATCGAGCCATGCCGTTGGGCCTTATACTGAACGAACTTTTGACAAATTCCCTAAAACACGCGTTCTGTGAAGGGGAAGTCGGAGAAATTTTTATCCGATTGGAGCAAGATGATAAATTTATAATATTAAGCGTTTCGGATTCGGGAAAAGGTTTAGAGGAGCCTATTCAAGGAAGAAATACCGGAATCGGAATGAAATTAGTAGAAAGTCTTGTGCTACAAATTAGAGGAAATGTTCGGGTGGATTCCAACCAAGGTACTAATGTCAAAATTTTGATCCCTAAGGAAGGAAAGCATACTTTAGTATTTTCTCTTCCTTGA
- a CDS encoding rod-binding protein yields MMIDKIQDYRSKLDLTERPEVQRLLREEKNSKPGQTFPDQLREEFNNTLSGKVSSSEVRMPHNIKEEITADPYRKKLFDASGEFESIFVKMMLKEMKSTVHKSGLIDGGYAEEIFEDMLYDEYSKNLSANSSLGLAEQIYQSLSSNLPPISKLDSKV; encoded by the coding sequence ATAATGATAGATAAAATCCAAGACTATCGATCTAAATTGGATCTAACTGAAAGACCGGAAGTACAAAGGCTTTTACGCGAAGAAAAAAACAGTAAGCCTGGCCAAACCTTCCCGGATCAATTAAGGGAAGAATTTAATAATACTCTTTCAGGAAAAGTTTCTTCTTCCGAAGTGAGAATGCCTCATAATATTAAAGAGGAAATTACTGCTGATCCGTATCGTAAGAAGTTATTCGATGCTTCGGGCGAATTCGAATCCATCTTCGTTAAGATGATGTTGAAAGAAATGAAATCCACAGTTCATAAGTCCGGATTAATAGACGGTGGCTACGCGGAAGAAATTTTCGAAGATATGCTTTATGATGAATATTCTAAGAATCTTTCTGCCAATTCTTCCTTAGGACTCGCAGAACAGATTTATCAATCTTTGTCATCTAATCTTCCACCGATCTCTAAACTGGATTCTAAAGTTTAA
- a CDS encoding flagellar basal body P-ring protein FlgI — protein MKRAILLFIIFSLSISGAEVRLKDLAKIEGIRDNQITGYGIVVGLPGTGDSKTPMTTESMKNYLKNLGVDANLKPEQTKNIASVLITANIPSYARKGDRLDVTVSSIGDAKSLEGGVLLQSPLKTANDKIYAVASGVISFGGKENSAGGLGRASKKTVGIVHAGAIVETELKEDFFSNQRVVIRLNSQDFSLMNNVVNRIKETVPEKFGLKAESIQALTPSEIVIEVGAGFSAKSPGLLNLLSDLENITVESNPRAKVVINERSGVIVMGGNITIDEVAVARSGLSLSVADKNRRPTRLSGEKPPTKESFVIEEATQVSDVVEALNKVGASTKDIIAILEALKAAGALHAELEIQ, from the coding sequence ATGAAAAGAGCAATTTTACTTTTTATAATATTCTCCTTATCTATTTCAGGGGCGGAAGTCCGCCTAAAGGACCTAGCTAAAATAGAAGGAATCAGAGACAATCAGATTACAGGTTATGGGATCGTAGTCGGACTTCCTGGTACTGGAGATTCCAAAACTCCAATGACCACCGAGAGTATGAAAAATTATCTCAAAAACCTGGGAGTGGATGCAAATCTAAAACCGGAACAGACCAAAAACATCGCTTCCGTATTAATTACTGCTAATATTCCTTCTTATGCTCGTAAAGGTGATAGATTGGACGTAACTGTTTCTTCTATCGGAGACGCAAAGTCTTTGGAAGGAGGAGTACTTCTTCAATCTCCTTTAAAAACTGCGAATGATAAAATTTATGCTGTGGCAAGCGGTGTTATTTCTTTCGGTGGAAAAGAGAATAGTGCAGGGGGGCTGGGAAGAGCTTCCAAAAAGACTGTAGGAATTGTACACGCCGGTGCAATCGTAGAAACGGAATTGAAAGAGGATTTCTTTTCCAACCAAAGAGTTGTCATTCGATTGAATAGCCAAGACTTCTCTTTGATGAACAATGTAGTCAATCGTATCAAGGAAACTGTTCCTGAAAAATTCGGATTAAAAGCGGAATCCATCCAAGCTTTAACTCCATCTGAAATAGTGATAGAAGTTGGTGCTGGATTCTCCGCAAAATCACCGGGGCTTCTTAATCTTCTTTCTGATTTGGAAAACATCACCGTAGAATCGAATCCAAGAGCCAAAGTAGTCATCAACGAAAGATCCGGTGTCATCGTGATGGGTGGAAATATCACCATCGATGAAGTTGCAGTTGCGAGATCGGGCTTGAGCCTTTCTGTTGCAGATAAGAACAGAAGACCTACAAGACTTAGCGGAGAAAAACCTCCCACAAAAGAATCTTTCGTGATAGAGGAGGCTACTCAGGTCTCCGATGTGGTGGAAGCATTGAACAAGGTAGGAGCTTCTACAAAAGATATTATCGCAATTTTAGAAGCATTGAAAGCAGCAGGTGCACTTCATGCAGAATTGGAGATACAATAA